In Maylandia zebra isolate NMK-2024a linkage group LG12, Mzebra_GT3a, whole genome shotgun sequence, a single genomic region encodes these proteins:
- the LOC143421377 gene encoding nuclear factor 7, brain-like, whose translation MAERALFENFLSCHVCSETFRDPVSLSCNHSFCSSCLQKFWEQTKNKNCPICKRKSSKDYPDVNFTLKELADSFAGRQKSGSSETGEKKLMAVCSKHDEEPKLFCVDEQRAVCTVCDFSLHHSHKVVPVEEAVSDLKEQLKSDLKSLQDKRNKYKQVEETYNEVIQHSKKQLLSTERQIRAEFNKLQQFLKEEEESRLAALREEEEQKGRTISREMKMIEEQISSLSDSISAVEEELQKHSVPFLSSYKDTQSRARAQSSVSDPQLVSGALIDVAKHLGNLSFRVWEKMKEKVHFSPVILDPNTANCCLYLSDDLTSVRHGDTKQQLPDNPERNTKYANVFGSEGFSSGKHSWEVEVGDHPAWNVGLVKESVDRKGECSSSPEYGIWFLFHNSGKYNNGVGQTLTVKKSLQRIRVQLDYDRGEVSFYHPEDMTHIYTYRHTFTEKLFPYFSVGKAGDTKTSDIKICQTEI comes from the coding sequence ATGGCTGAGAGAGCTCTTTTTGAAAATTTCCTGAGCTGCCATGTGTGTTCTGAGACTTTCAGAGatcctgtgtctctgagctgcAACCACAGCTTCTGTTCAAGCTGCCTGCAGAAATTCTgggaacaaactaaaaacaaaaactgtcccatttgtaaaagaaaatcttCAAAGGATTATCCAGATGTGAACTTTACACTGAAAGAACTTGCTGATTCATTTGCTGGGAGACAGAAATCTGGATCATCTGAGACAGGAGAAAAGAAATTAATGGCAGTGTGCAGTAAACACGATGAAGAGCCTAAACTGTTCTGTGTGGACGAGCAGAGAGCTGTGTGCACCGTGTGTGACTTTTCTCTCCACCACAGTCACAAAGTGGTTCCTGTAGAAGAAGCAGTCAGTGACCTGAAGGAGCAGCTGAAATCTGACTTAAAGTCTCTGCAGGACAAGaggaacaaatacaaacaagtgGAGGAAACATACAATGAAGTGATTCAACACTCCAAGAAGCAGCTGTTGTCCACAGAGAGGCAGATCAGAGCAGAGTTCAACAAGCTCCAGCAGTtcctgaaagaggaagaggagtccAGACTGGCAGctctgagggaggaagaggagcagaagggGAGGACTATCAGCAGAGAGATGAAGATGATTGAGGAGCAGATCTCCTCTCTGTCAGACAGCATCTCTGCTGTTGAAgaagagctgcagaaacacagcgtGCCATTCCTCAGCAGTTATAAAGACACTCAGAGCAGAGCCAGAGCCCAGAGCTCAGTGTCAGATCCACAGCTGGTCTCAGGAGCACTGATAGATGTggccaaacacctgggcaacCTGTCCTTCAGAGTGTgggagaagatgaaggagaaggTCCACTTCAGTCCTGTCATTCTGGACCCAAACACTGCAAACTGCTGTCTCTATCTGTCTGATGATCTGACCAGTGTGAGACATGGAGACACAAAGCAGCAACTTCCTGATAATCCAGAGAGAAACACTAAGTATGCCAATGTTTTTGGCTCTGAAGGCTTCAGctcagggaaacacagctgggaggtggaggtgggagaCCATCCTGCCTGGAATGTGGGTTTAGTTAAAGAGTCAGTTGACAGGAAGGGAGAGTGTTCTTCTTCACCAGAATATGGTATCTGGTTTTTATTCCATAACAGTGGAAAATACAATAATGGTGTTGGtcagactctgacagtgaagaagagtCTCCAGAGGATCAGAGTCCAGCTGGACTATGACAGGGGGGAGGTGTCCTTCTATCACCCTGAAGACATGACTCACATCTACACTTACAGACACACTTTCACTGAGAAACTCTTCCcatatttcagtgttggaaaggcaGGAGACACCAAAACCTCTGATATCAAAATCTGTCAGactgagatttga